The segment accggggccgggaatcaaacccagaaccttcttgctgcaaggcaacagctctaccaaccgcaccactgtgcagcctattTACAGATTATTCTCTATATATTAGAGAAAAGTTGTGCACGAAAATTTCAGCAGTGTAGCGGTGTGGCACCAACAAACATGCCACATTGAAAGTACCTTCAATCCCTTATCTCCCTCATTCTGTTGCTTTCTTTAATTTGTACCAAGTCCTCAAAGTTCCTTTGATTTCTGCTAATTGACTGCCTGATTTGACTTTTGCATTGACCTGCAATTGAACTGGCGTACATGAAGAAGTTACTGATCAGCGTTTATGGTGCAGTTTATATATTATTCATCAATGAGTGACTTTTCTTCTGTTACCTGTTTTCCCCTTATCTGAGATGGGACCAAGGTAACTTGTTCAAGTGAAAAACCAATATACTCCTCTGCCTAGAGATACTTTATGtgttttatgcatatttttgctCCCAATAATGAGTTGTAGCTTCAGGTatcactttaaattttaaactctaAGTTTGATCAATCTGAACAGACCAGAAAGAAACAGAGAGCCATCATGATAAGAGCCGTTTTAGTCTACGAACGCAAAAGAATCAAACATCTATGCTTATTTTGTTATGTCCATGCATCATTCTTCTGATTAAGAGAATAGAAATGTTGTGCTATgaatgttttcagctgttcaaaccctaaaaacaaatgtaaatcaGGTTAAAAGATAAAACTTCCCATCCATTGTTCCTCCAAAGAAATCCTTCAGCGAGGCAAGGCTCAGTCGGtcccttttgtttttcacccaAGTGAGCTTATCGTTTCTTCCCTGCTCTGTCTTTTGCACACAAAGCCGCCCCATAATAAGGCAAAATTACGTGGACATCACGCAGGCTGTCGGCGAGCTAAACCAAACAGTTGAGAGAATCTGAATCgtcaaagccttttttttttttttttgatatagCTTACCTTCTTAATTACTCCCTTTGAGAGCACACTTCTCCTTCATCCTCTGCTGACTAGCTTTTGAAAAAAGTTGCGCATCTGTGCAAAGTAAAGAGTGAATAAATGGCACCTGGGTTGAAACCGTGCATCAATAAATCATCAGAGGAAAAGTAGTTGCTCGAAAGGTTGCTTAACTCAGTCACTGACCTGCTCACTAATAGATGACAGGCAGAGCTGACGAATGCTGTAACACACTTGCGAAACAACAAAAGGACAGAGTAATCTCTGGTTGAAAGTGGAAAGCTGTCTTACAATTAGTCTGACAgtatcaaaagaaaacatggttccaacagagaaaaacaaagtactgAGTTTGAACAGTAATTAACAGAGGTGGTTTGTCCTAGAATATGTTAGCTGTATTACACgacaatgttttcatttggcATTTAATAAGCAATCGAAAATccaaatttaaaacaacacaattagACCTGGTAACCTGAAAtcaatttggaaaataataaaggCTAGTTCAGACcaaatttgaaaattattattttttttttccatggggTAACAGCTGTCTAAAATAGGGAGACTATTAAGAACAGAATTCAGCTCATgaacaaaatgtccaaatacCTGATCTCAAAGgatatatatgtttttgatcaaatgtatgtatttcactttgctttgaacttcaaaagtgaaaagtttttGGTAATTGAAGGCCAATGTCCAGCTGTGCTTGAGCGACTGTCTAAGagttcaaaataacagaaaataattccaGATCTGGAGATCAGAgttgaaaagtagaaaataactACACTTTATATATAGAAACATTctgccatttttaattttctcttggTTCTGAGTCATGAGAGTCTTTGagtttgatttgtgtttgtctaatgttttattcaacaaGTGGTTTGGTTCTCTGGTTTCTGTATCCTTGTAGCATTCTGATTGTTTATTCTGTTGCTTCATGCGCTTGAATCCCTCTCAGTACAGCTAATCAGTGGTCATATTTGGTATACTATGTGGTTTTCATTATTCCCCGTCAGATTGTTCTTATTGTCAGGACGCCTTCACACATTTGGAGGTGtgcacacctccaaattgcacaTAGAGAATTTCAAGCTGTAGTTCAAGTGTAAAGTAGAATTATAACACAATGTAGTAGAAGTCCTGTCCTTGAATTGTAATCATTGACTGATAATTAACaagatcatccatccatccatccattttctttcacccttgtccctcagtggggtcaggagggttgctggtgcccatctccagctaacgttccgggcgagaggcggggtcaccctggacaggtcacttTTTCAGTAGTTTCAGGAAACTACTCCAGGTTTGACATCCTCAGTACAATGGGCTCacaacaactaaataaaagagcatttaattttttgtgcACGATTCCTTTTCACTCCTCTTGCCAAGATATAAGCATTCACTGTTTCCCAGATTAAAATGAATAGAATGATCCAGCAAAGCATAGCAGTCTGTGACAAAGGCACTGATTGtctctccttttgttttgttttcagttctgaAATACTGAAAGTTTTTCTGTGctagaagttttattttgcatctcACCTGCCTGCTCCAGTCTGAATTTAGGTCAAATTCCTGCTCAATCTGACAATTTCATAGATAATTGTATGGCATTGTCAGAATTTCAGCATAGACAATGACCAAAATTCAAATCAGTGGAAGATTTTGCAGCATCCCAACATAGCTCCTTATAGACTTTCATAAAGTTCAGCATAAACGTTGCAGATCTTTTTAAGGTGACTGCAATTAAACAATGTTAATGAGCTGCTTTTCAGTCTcaatgtgagattttttttcttttccatatgaaaacagatggaaaaaaaatatggaacaGCTTTTCTTGGgaatccagacattttaagaaaaaaaaaaaagctcagacaACAGCGAAGAGACAAACAGATATGAAGTGGATGAGACCAGATTGCCTAAACGTGCAAATAGATACATGATGCCAATTACTAACATTCAACTTGTTTTAGGAGAGTTTATTTCATGACAAACCGAAACATGAGTGTGAGCTACAATGTTTATACATTGTAGCTCACACTCATGCATAAATACAATTCTGTTTTATACTGAATGTTGTAGTTTTCAGTAAATTTTAGTTTGTCTCTCCAAGAATGGAAAACTAGTCCTACGTCTTACGTTGACTGTTTACCAGATCATCTGCAGATGCAGCAATGTTCTTTGTATAATGCAGTATTTGTGTCCCTGCAGCACATTGCTGTTGTTCAATGTTCCCCTGGTGGTGGATTCATAAACATTAACCTTTATTCTGTTAATGGAATCCCAACTCTTTGGAAGGGAAAGTCTAACCTTTTCCAGCCTCGTGAAATCTTTGCACGAACTTAGAAATCTCATTTACTCCTGCTCTGATACCTATATCCTCATccttttaaacaatatttaacttccTGCTTCTAAACACACCTGATTGTCACCAGATCagttaaaaaaagtgttttaacatCGATAGAAACTGAAACTGCCACTTAGTCGAGCCtaagaaaaaactatttgcttcgacgacaacaacaaaactaccagttattgtgaattttctctttttttttttaactaggaTATCTTTGTATCTATTGTTTTCAGTCTAAATTATGTAGAAatcttgaaaaatgtaaaacacactTTCAAGGACAAAACTGAATCTTTCGAGAAAAAAATAACCtataaaattatgacttttcaTCAAGTCCTCTTAATTAAAAGCAGGATCATTTAACTAGATTTCCTCTGCGTAGTAAATATTTGTATATTGAGTAATACAGTGTCAGCAGAGTTCAGTGGCATTATTCTCGAGCAATCTTGGTTGAGTGTATTTAAGAATCATCACAGGATTACTggtaagggaaaaaaatcttcattaTGACAAaggtttgaataatttttttttttttgcacctgaTCTTTACAGCATATAGTGTTACAGTATATCATTTCAGTTAGGGCTTCAAATTggctcatgttttcattttctttagataaaaggtaaataaaCTTGGCATTTGAGATGATGTATTCAAACTGAAAGAATCACTGAAGAAAATATCATTTCATGCTTGAACATCTCTTTAAAATAAGAGAGTGGGTTACAGTGGCATCTTCTTGTATCTTGATTTAAGGCAGAAAACAGTAAATTTCCAAGCTTTGGTTGTTGAAAGATATTTTTCATggataaaaaaactaaatgtaatcACACTGGTTCAAGGAACTTGCACTCTATTCTCGATTTCTGCCACCTTGTGGTCTAAACTCACTGGCGACTTTGTTAGGCACACCTGTTCAGTTGATTTGAacacaaactgcattttaatcTACAAATTATATGTTGCAACTCAGTGTCTGTAAAACTTTTttgagacagaaaatgaaagcagttcAGTTCCTACGTTCAAATGCTGCAGTTCTTATGATAGCAGATTATGAGTTCACCCAGATAGCTGCTAGGTGAAGCAAAACATCTCAGACTAAACTCTAAAAAgattcaaaaagtcaaaacatcTGTTTTGTAACTGATTTTAAAACTCTGGACAACAAACATATACAAACGCAGCTGAGAAattgttttgtcacattgccATTGTACGTCTATGCATCTTGACAGGGCATAGCTACCAAAATGCTCACTATAAGTTAGCTCATGTGACATTTCGCTATCAAGGAGCCTGTGCAGTGTTTTCCCTAACCAAGGTGGACACCCGCCAACAGGACTGCACttcaaacttcatgtttttaatccagaaggtgtttttttttttattattattattttgactaTTCATCCAGCATTCAGATTGGTGAGTTAAGGCATGTGAAGAAACATGCATATCATATAGAATGCGACGACTGTGATgatgatagaaatactttatttttttgtcctacGACATTCTGATTGTATCTGCATATGAATTTGTAAGTCTTCATGAACCAATTGCGGCACTTGATCACAATGCAAATCGTGCGCTCAAGTGCTTTTTACCGATTCTGTCATTGACTAAAATTTATAtcaattgtaaaaaatattaacagcagAATCTGATCGATTAGATTCACATTCATCATGCCCAACCACTATTTAAATTACCACAACAAACTGCAGGAAACATTTATCACGTTACTccacaaagtatttaaaataagcaaaattctgtaagcagaaaacaaaccgCATTCAAATGCAAACAGTGAGAAACAACCAAACAACCTTCTTTGAGGTTTATTTTAGCATACAAGGTAATTCATTCCACGACCGACCTCCAGCTGTggtaattgttgtttttgtggcaAAGCAAAATATATACTGCATGTGCTCTGATATTACTTCGTATAGGCGGTGTTTCAATAAATCATTCACCTTTTTTACAACAGTTGGCtatggaaaacacaaaacacgGGAATGAACCTGTAAAACTCATTTTGTCAGCAGAAAAGAAGATATTACACCTGCCTTCACAAGATCCTCCAGCTCCGTTGAATTGATGCAGCTGTGCATGGCCAAGAACTTGAGTTTCTCCTCCAGAATGGCCGATTTCAGCTGGCTTTCGTAAGGCCGCTCCAGAGCTTGGAACACCGTCGCCCCGATGATGAGGTACAGGACCACCAGGAAGAAAATGGCCGACACAGTTTTCCACCTCATGACTGTGGTCCGGGTGTCGCACTCATCCTCGGGAGTGTTCAGCACCACTGGTTTTGCGGAGAACGACAGGCGAGGCTTGGAGTTGTGGACGGCAGCCTTTGGGTCAAGGAGGTCAGGTGCGGCCACTGGAAGGATGGGGATGATCGTTATCTGAGGTGTTCCACACTAAAAGAGCTAAACAATTGTacatgtttctgttaaaaagaGCTTAGCTAACACATtatgtggtgttttttttctctgttacttaaaacatttgactttgtaCCAGAAGctaattaaatcattttgttggtttattgcCACTGCAGGCCAAttgtttgaaattttaatattaaaacttcACCAGTAAGAAGATAACTGATTGTTtcgctgtttttatttcattgtactTGTTTGATTTACTCTCTCTTACTATTTTTATTCCTTCATTCCTTCAATAGATTTCGACAGAGAGCTAATGCTTCAAGTAACTCCTGTTTTCTCTTAGTCAAGGACTTTACACCTctttaacaatattttcattgtttttctccaactttctcagggcaacagaaaaaaaaaagtctttttatgGAGAAGTTTATGTGCAGCACAGCCAGCTAGTACAGCGATGCAAAAAACACGAGGCTCTGTAGACAGGTTGTATAAAATAGTAACTATGCTGCGTTTTTCACTATAATTTCTTTCACCTTCTAcccacaaacatttttaccatgttTCTTtagaggaatttttttttttctgttaagaaagtatttttttttttatgtgaagaataaaacttctgctgttttttaatgaaaaacatggaGATTTAATAGAGGATAATgaagagaatatttttttcaatgtaatttttgttcatttttaagaatGCACATGGAGTGTGAGAAGCTGCTCGGCATCTACAAGCTTTTTCTTTAACCAACAAGAACTGCATTAACTCTCAGCCTTGCACAGCCATacactaattattttattattaactcAAGCTCCACATGTCTGAATGTCTtactaataaatacataattaaagCTTTCACCAGTGCACCCAGGTGAAGTCATCGGTCCCCATTAGTTGTCGATTATTATTCAAGCTTCTGTCTCAATAACCCAACTATtggttttgaaatattttacaaataaaaatctctaaatttggtttggttgaagcttggatgaagtttgtttttgaacatcAGTCTTTGAAAGAGGACTGAACTTTGACTGTGCTTCTCTAACACAGTTGAGCCTTTCCCACTCCAGCCCCTTCTCCTACCAGACTCTACAATGTACTCTTCCAGGTTTGCCCTGTGTTTAGCTCCTTTCCAATTCTTCCTGATCAGCATCCCTGTATTTGGGATTCTACTGTGCTAAACAGTTCCAGGTCTCATTTGGCAAACTGGGGTTGctgtttggtcattttaaaCCAGATCCAACAAAACTCCTGCATGGAGTTCCCCAAGGCTCCATATAGGAGAACGTTTATTGAGCATCGACCTGGTTCCTTTGGCTCAGATCTTTGGAGTAGTACAACATTGTTTAACATATCTATCCTCCTGACAAACAATATTATATTTCTATCCCCACTTGATCATAGTTCACTACAGTTACTGTGTCCAAAACATAATCTCCAGCTCAATGCAGAAGAGTTGGCAAGTGGCAATTACTTCCTTGACTTATCcagtgtgtgtgctgtgtgtttttgcattctTTCACCAGAGCCTGGTGCAGTACTGTCGTTGGTTTTCAGGCAATTCTTGTAAGTTTTCAGCGGGCAGACTTTGTGAAACGTGAGATTTCTACAGATAGCCGACTGTAACTCTTTACTGAGCTATTTATGAGGCGTCCATTTTTATGGTTGTACCGTTAGAATTACTGGATCTGCACCTCTTGTTCAGCTCCCAGTGAACTGTAGCAATAAGCAGCCTCACATCtacatgcttttgttttcttgtctaaaaatcaaacacacagaCTCTAATCTTTGTGGAATAAACTCACACTGTCTGACATTAGGCTATTATATTTTAATGCTCCATATACAGCACTTTCTCTGCATGGctacactctttttttttttagtatttttgtgCTTGGAGCATGAGctacagcagaaaaataaaatttaaatcattaaatatttaacgaTATTTGTCACAATGATGTTTCTCAAACGTTTGCTACCCTTAGGTGATTACATAACACCCCCAAGAGGTCGTGCTGGccattttttaaaggaaactgCTTCTACAGAGTAGTACTCACTTCATATCCCTTAAGCTTAAGCATCCTTATTTTATAAGTTATATACCTAAAGTAAGCACTGTCGTCACGATTcagatggtttaaaaaaaacaacaacatagtTTTTATGGAACAATGTTTGACAATAAATCTgctcagaaaacagaaataaaagacacaaaaacgaCATCAATTATCTGTTAACATTCATAATAATTCATGCAGACAATTTATAATCACCTTGATGTCAACGTAGGCTACTTACTTCTCTACCATCTCGTCTCTGTCGGTTTCCTAGAAGGCGTTATTTTTCCAGGAAAGCGCAGCACCGCTCTCTGTCTAAAGTCTGCCTTTGCCTCCCGTGTCCGCTGTCCACATGGCTTCGGAGTGCTGACCTGCTCCCTGCTTCACAATCTCCGGAGAAAATACATCCAGCGCATCACGTCTGTCGGCGCAAACGCGAGTTAAGACTGAGCGTAAAGGGAACTGGGAGCGGGGAGAGGCTAACTATCCACGGTGCACGTCCAGGTGTTTGGAGGAAGCGCGGCTTGTTGTCGGAGTGAGaggaaacacttttaagagtaAGACAACGACGGATGCGCTGCAGTGCGCtgggaaagagagggagagagagagagagagagagagagagagagagagagagagagagagagagagagagagagaggcgctGTAACATTCTATGGAAAATTTCTAAAGCTCACCATTCAGAGCGCAACGAATGATCATGATTATTATCATGaaagtttgcaaaaatattcataccccttaagccttttcacattttgtctcactGAAAACTTCACTCTCGGCTGTTGtgattttaagcaaaaataaataatgaaaaaacataactgtgaagtagaaggaaattATACATGGCTTCATGTTAATTGTACACTGAAGGAAAACAGAGCGGctgcttcttaaagagacagaggtcatAGATGTCATGACTTACATGGTGACTTTATAGCACCATGATAGTTCCAGCTGTTCAACATACTTATATATGCCTGAAAATACCTAATACCACCCCTTTAAACACACCCACAGCATCGTGTTGTGGGCAAAGTTCATGATTCAACACTGAGGAACAGACTGGGGTCTGTCTCTAATATGCCCAAAACCAATGTGACATTTCTTAAGAGTCTTCAAGATTTTCTTCTGTGGACTAATCTAACACATCTGAAACCTTTCAGAAGGTGCATCTGGAGTAAAACTAAAATAGCGAACATCACACTGCACACTGACAACGGCCACAATACAGACTGCAGAATGAAACAGCTGGCAATTTGGAATCatcattttactcaaaagcaCCTTGTAAAGAGGTCTGACATTTTCCTCCTGAGGTCTGCCCGCCcttgttgctttattttcccCTCTCAAGGacagttttctgctgtttaaagCGGAAAGCGCAGTGCCATGATGTCCTTGTTGGACCAGTAATTTAAACAGGTGCTGCCCCCGTCACACAGAGAAGTTGAACCTGCAGGCGACAACCAGCTTATCAGTGGGAGGAAGCAGACCCCAGGGCACGGCACTACATGCTCCAAAGCACAGGTTTGGCGCATTAATTAAATCCATCCGAATTAGTGAGACAGTCGGGGCTGTTTGTGATGTGACTTTTCATTTGGCGTGGCACGAAGGTGTGttctctctgaaaaaaaaacagagaacacACGGGGGCTGACGAGGATTTTAATTGGGTTAAAGTCTGTTTTGCCCTTGAAGATGTTCAGATAAGGCAGAGAAACAGTAGGATAGGGTGTGTGTTAGTGTTGAAGTGCCTACTGTATTGATCAGTATTGACTGCTCATTTACATAATGTACTTGTGGTAATTGAATGGTAGGACTCCAGAGCTGAGCTTCTCTGctacatacatttatttatcatgCAAAATCTTCTGAGGTACAATGTTGTGactttcatgtttgtttttccccgTTTTAGTCAGATTATATGCcttaaactttttaagttcatgcAAAACTATCTACAGGTTTGTGTTCAATACGTGTGAACATTCTGTTCGTGATAACAAAAGAATTAAgaacattattattatgcaGGATTGTAATTCTAACAGCAAGTCTTCTGGGgttcagcatttttctttttttaaatctaacaaTGTTTTAAGCTGACGTTTCTTGCAGTTGGATAGAAATGGTTTATAGCAACACAACAGAAATTCTCTTCGTTGAATTtgctgttgtgtgtgttttttttttttttttgtgatgtcaaATTATATCTCTTCAGGCGAGCTCAAGTAAACAGCCGTTTTTCACCCAATATGAACCTTAAGCTCAGCCAAATAGTTTTAATAAAGTATTCTGAGGGGAAGATTTGCTCCAGATGTTGTCGTATTTATTTCACACTGAAGGAGTTGGATGTCTCAGTAAATATCACCCAAATCTATTCCTCTGGCTGCTCACAGACAAGTCCAAGCCCTGTACCATGAAATCCGTCCTGCTCCAGTATTGATTTTTACAGCCACATCCTAATTTGTTTCCTCTGGTGGATGAAGTCTT is part of the Poecilia reticulata strain Guanapo unplaced genomic scaffold, Guppy_female_1.0+MT scaffold_619, whole genome shotgun sequence genome and harbors:
- the LOC103461114 gene encoding potassium channel subfamily K member 2-like encodes the protein MAAPDLLDPKAAVHNSKPRLSFSAKPVVLNTPEDECDTRTTVMRWKTVSAIFFLVVLYLIIGATVFQALERPYESQLKSAILEEKLKFLAMHSCINSTELEDLVK